The following coding sequences are from one Nicotiana tabacum cultivar K326 chromosome 1, ASM71507v2, whole genome shotgun sequence window:
- the LOC107810988 gene encoding calmodulin-binding protein 60 D, which produces MQRSGEKRTLDVSTNEESQPDRKRPALASVIVEALKVDSLQKLCSSLEPILRRVVSEEVERALAKLGPAKLNARVSPNRIEGPDGRNLQLRFRSKLSLPLFTGGKVEGERGSAIHIVLLDGNTGHVVTSGPESAVKLDVVVLGGDFNNEDDDGWTREEFESHIVKEREGKRPLLTGDLQVILKDGVGSLGELTFTDNSSWIRSRKFRLGLKVVSGSREGMHIREAKTEAFSVKDHRGELYKKHYPPALNDDVWRLEKIGKDGSFHKRLNKAGIHTVEDFLRLIVRDSQRLRNILGSGMSNKMWDALVEHAKTCVLSGKLHVYYPDDMRSVGVVFSHIYELCGLISGGQFHSVDSLSENQKEYVDTLVKKAYDNWMNVVEYDGESLLSLNQNQTSDDPQNHSNSFDLTTGSQNHSSSFDHQLNLPNFPASISSEQPAMDPGRNIGGYNDSRTGSYTIQSQNANLSVNEQLNGAPFPPQNHHFVGTSQQTQPSGSGSMQTLRPPESSFSSFFAASIPNPSYKGADDFFTEQEIRMRSHEMLENEDMQHLLRIFNMGGQNHASSSSTQDNYQYGSSYMPSISSTYGFQEDRTRSGKAVVGWLKLKAALRWGIFIRKKAAEKRAQIVELDDT; this is translated from the exons ATGCAGAGGAGTGGAGAAAAACGTACACTTGATGTTAGCACTAATGAGGAAAGTCAACCTGATAGGAAAAGACCAGCTCTTGCCAG TGTTATCGTTGAAGCGCTAAAGGTGGACAGTCTGCAGAAACTTTGCTCATCACTGGAGCCAATTCTTCGAAGAGTT GTTAGTGAAGAAGTGGAGCGTGCGTTGGCAAAACTTGGCCCGGCTAAACTTAATGCAAG GGTTTCTCCAAACAGAATTGAAGGGCCAGATGGGAGAAATTTGCAGCTTCGGTTCAGGTCAAAATTGTCACTGCCTCTCTTTACAGGAGGGAAAGTAGAAGGAGAGCGGGGTTCTGCAATCCATATTGTCTTGCTTGACGGAAATACAGGCCATGTTGTAACATCGGGTCCAGAGTCTGCTGTTAAACTAGATGTTGTTGTACTTGGAGGAGATTTTAATAACGAGGATGATGATGGCTGGACTCGAGAAGAATTTGAGTCTCATATTGTGAAGGAGCGTGAAGGCAAAAGGCCGCTTCTTACAGGAGACTTGCAAGTGATATTGAAGGACGGTGTAGGTAGCCTTGGCGAGCTGACATTTACCGACAACTCTAGTTGGATTAGAAGCAGAAAGTTCAGACTAGGCTTAAAAGTCGTATCAGGTTCTCGCGAGGGAATGCACATTCGTGAGGCAAAAACAGAAGCCTTTAGTGTGAAGGATCATCGAGGAGAAT tgtacaAGAAACATTATCCACCTGCATTAAATGATGACGTTTGGAGATTGGAAAAGATAGGGAAAGATGGATCCTTCCACAAGAGGCTAAATAAAGCTGGCATACATACGGTGGAAGACTTCCTACGACTCATTGTCAGAGACTCTCAGAGGCTCCGAAAT ATCTTGGGAAGTGGAATGTCAAATAAGATGTGGGATGCTCTAGTGGAGCACGCAAAGACCTGTGTTCTTAGCGGGAAGCTCCATGTCTACTATCCTGATGATATGAGGAGTGTTGGAGTTGTTTTTAGCCATATCTATGAGTTGTGTGGTTTAATCTCTGGCGGACAGTTTCATTCTGTTGATTCTCTTTCGGAGAATCAGAAG GAATATGTGGACACCTTAGTCAAGAAGGCATATGACAACTGGATGAATGTTGTTGAATATGATGGCGAATCTCTTTTAAGCCTTAATCAGAATCAAACCTCAGATGATCCTCAGAACCATTCAAATTCTTTTGATCTTACAACTGGCTCTCAGAACCATTCAAGTTCTTTTGATCATCAACTCAACCTACCAAATTTTCCTGCTTCAATTTCATCGGAGCAGCCTGCAATGGATCCAGGACGGAATATTGGAG GGTATAATGATAGCCGTACCGGTTCATATACCATACAGTCTCAGAATGCGAATCTAAGTGTCAATGAACAGTTAAATGGTGCTCCGTTTCCCCCTCAGAACCATCACTTTGTGGGCACGTCACAACAAACTCAGCCATCTGGAAGTGGGAGTATGCAGACCCTTCGCCCACCGGAGTCGTCATTTTCTAGCTTTTTTGCTGCTAGCATCCCTAATCCATCCTATAAGGGAGCTGATGACTTCTTTACGGAGCAAGAAATACGCATGAGAAGTCATGAGATGCTAGAGAACGAAGACATGCAACATCTTCTCCGTATTTTCAACATGGGTGGCCAGAATCATGCTTCTTCTAGTAGCACACAAGATAATTACCAGTATGGATCATCATACATGCCCAGCATATCTTCAACCTATGGTTTTCAAGAGGACCGCACACGTTCAGGCAAGGCTGTTGTCGGGTGGCTCAAACTTAAAGCAGCATTGAGATGGGGCATCTTTATCAGAAAGAAAGCCGCTGAGAAAAGAGCACAAATTGTTGAATTGGATGACACCTAG
- the LOC107810898 gene encoding uncharacterized protein LOC107810898 — MEEHLVEDESGHNPRIRGRHIKKRALKNKSLTVSFDKKDLKDFVTGFHKRKKKRRKEAQQQLEEAHRRKRIEARKKRKEEREFAIFGGAPPDSGAAADEPDEELDDVEENEPNATVSGTTTYDNGDVQVIVTMSEISREEDFPAQVPPLPVLQHDGETKSHKQNIPVIKKKPFKKVAKKRSRPKPQNKRDRKKGKKKNKKHT, encoded by the exons ATGGAAGAACATCTAGTGGAAGACGAATCAGGACACAATCCGAGGATACGAGGTAGACACATCAAGAAAAGAGCCCTCAAGAACAAATCTCTCACTGTCTCTTTTGATAAAAAAGACCTCAA GGATTTTGTGACTGGTTTTcataagagaaagaagaagaggagaaaagAAGCGCAACAGCAATTGGAAGAAGCCCATAGGAGGAAACGTATTGAGGCCCgtaaaaag AGAAAGGAGGAAAGAGAATTTGCCATCTTTGGTGGAGCTCCACCTGATTCAGGTGCTGCAGCCGATGAACCTGATGAGGAACTTGATGATGTAGAGGAAAATGAGCCTAATGCCACAGTCTCAG GGACTACAACATATGACAATGGTGATGTGCAAGTCATCGTGACAATGAGCGAGATCTCTCGCGAAGAAGACTTCCCAGCTCAAGTGCCACCATTACCTGTGCTTCAACATGATGGAGAAACTAAAAGCCACAAACAAAACATTCCGGTAATTAAGAAGAAACCATTCAAGAAAGTTGCAAAAAAGAGATCTCGGCCCAAGCCACAGAATAAGAGAGATAggaagaaaggtaaaaagaagaacaagaagcacACATGA